One Faecalicatena sp. Marseille-Q4148 DNA window includes the following coding sequences:
- a CDS encoding cupin domain-containing protein, protein MNHNLPIGEKIKALRNANNLTLKQLGEMTNLSVGFLSQMERGMSSIAIDTLEKIASVLNVSLTSFFEDSSPTGETAENEDPVIHKFAQHATPVSSQIIQTVLSKDVMAFDLLPRLFDLMPFANDEEEHLEMYSHKGEEFIYILEGIVTIHVDGRQYILYPGDSIQIHSNEEHNWRNCTNKTARLLSVNVPNPFRHPEEGHIMPL, encoded by the coding sequence ATGAACCACAATTTACCAATCGGCGAAAAGATCAAAGCTCTTCGCAATGCAAATAACCTTACTTTAAAACAATTGGGGGAGATGACAAATCTGTCGGTCGGTTTCCTGTCTCAAATGGAACGCGGCATGTCTTCCATTGCCATTGATACGTTAGAAAAGATCGCTTCTGTGCTTAATGTCAGCCTTACAAGTTTCTTTGAAGATTCTTCTCCAACCGGAGAGACTGCTGAAAACGAAGATCCCGTTATCCATAAATTTGCACAACACGCAACTCCTGTCAGCAGTCAGATCATTCAGACAGTTTTGAGCAAAGATGTTATGGCTTTTGATCTTCTTCCAAGACTTTTTGATCTCATGCCCTTTGCAAATGACGAAGAAGAACATTTGGAAATGTATAGTCATAAGGGCGAGGAATTTATTTATATTCTAGAAGGTATCGTAACAATTCATGTAGACGGCCGACAATATATTCTGTATCCCGGCGACAGTATCCAGATTCACTCAAATGAAGAACACAACTGGCGAAACTGCACAAACAAAACAGCACGTCTTCTTTCCGTAAACGTACCGAATCCGTTCCGTCATCCGGAAGAGGGACATATAATGCCGCTATAA
- a CDS encoding aldehyde dehydrogenase family protein — protein sequence MDVRKLYIDGAWVEGESGAMIDIENPATHEVVARVPRGSEKDVDKAVQAARKAFETWQYTPLETRVELMKKVVAGLKSRRQELIETITKELGSPYTVSADVHTDPFLLEAEHYIEVAANFQYEVRRNTSVVRREPVGVVGGLTPWNFPLEQIEKKVVPALLAGNCVVLKPSQFTPLTAYILTEEIDKAGYPQGVFNLVTGRGGEVGNALSLHPDVDMISFTGSTDAGREVARMGLTNIKKIALELGGKSAAVFLKGGDWENGVKGVLDTVMLNAGQTCNALTRMLVPRDELAKAEEILVRQAAEYKFGPMDDPATTLGPLSSRKQFDRVKKYIELGIEEGARVLIGGVPEDNGSYVAEPTIFSDVTRNMRIAQEEIFGPVLVVLPYDTVEEAVEIANDSIYGLAGAVYGPEEEANMVARQMKTGTVYVNEGQWDVASPFGGYKQSGLGREGGVEGYEEFLEVKTIYDK from the coding sequence ATGGACGTTCGTAAATTATATATTGATGGTGCGTGGGTAGAAGGCGAATCAGGTGCGATGATTGATATTGAGAATCCGGCAACGCATGAAGTTGTGGCCAGAGTTCCAAGAGGAAGTGAAAAAGATGTTGATAAAGCGGTTCAGGCTGCCAGAAAAGCATTTGAAACATGGCAGTACACACCGCTGGAAACTCGTGTAGAACTGATGAAGAAAGTTGTAGCAGGACTTAAGAGCCGCCGTCAAGAGTTGATTGAAACAATTACAAAAGAACTCGGTTCGCCATATACGGTATCTGCGGATGTACATACAGATCCATTCTTGTTAGAAGCAGAACATTATATTGAAGTTGCAGCTAATTTCCAGTATGAAGTTCGCAGAAACACATCCGTAGTAAGAAGAGAGCCGGTTGGTGTTGTCGGCGGATTGACACCGTGGAATTTCCCGCTTGAACAGATTGAGAAAAAAGTAGTTCCAGCGCTTCTTGCAGGTAACTGTGTTGTGTTAAAACCTAGTCAGTTTACACCTTTAACAGCTTATATTCTCACAGAAGAGATTGACAAAGCAGGATATCCGCAGGGGGTATTTAATCTTGTTACCGGACGCGGCGGAGAAGTGGGAAATGCATTATCACTTCATCCGGATGTTGATATGATTTCCTTTACAGGTTCCACAGATGCAGGGCGTGAAGTTGCCCGTATGGGTCTTACAAATATTAAGAAAATTGCTCTTGAACTTGGCGGAAAATCAGCGGCAGTGTTCTTAAAAGGCGGAGACTGGGAGAATGGAGTAAAAGGTGTTCTTGATACAGTCATGTTGAATGCCGGCCAGACATGTAATGCGCTGACAAGAATGCTGGTGCCGAGAGATGAATTAGCGAAAGCAGAAGAGATCCTTGTTCGTCAGGCAGCAGAATATAAATTTGGACCAATGGATGATCCGGCTACAACATTGGGACCACTGTCTTCCAGAAAGCAGTTTGATCGTGTAAAGAAATATATTGAGCTTGGTATTGAAGAAGGTGCCAGAGTTCTCATTGGCGGTGTTCCGGAAGATAACGGAAGTTATGTAGCAGAGCCGACGATTTTCAGTGATGTTACAAGAAATATGAGAATTGCACAGGAAGAAATCTTTGGACCAGTATTAGTGGTACTTCCGTATGATACAGTAGAAGAAGCTGTGGAAATTGCAAATGACAGTATCTATGGACTTGCAGGAGCGGTATACGGACCGGAAGAAGAAGCGAATATGGTTGCACGTCAGATGAAAACAGGTACTGTTTATGTAAATGAAGGTCAGTGGGATGTGGCATCTCCGTTCGGTGGATATAAACAGTCCGGACTTGGAAGAGAAGGCGGCGTAGAAGGATATGAAGAATTCCTTGAGGTTAAGACAATTTACGACAAATAA
- a CDS encoding (2Fe-2S)-binding protein has translation MRVTEHPILGDQEPAEMVEITVDGKKLAARSGEMIAAVLMANGMMVHRHTAKKHEPRGIFCGIGQCTDCVMTVNGKPNVRTCITPVEDGMVIETQEGYGKRRIRE, from the coding sequence ATGAGAGTGACAGAGCATCCGATTTTGGGAGATCAGGAACCGGCAGAGATGGTTGAGATTACGGTTGACGGAAAGAAACTGGCTGCAAGGAGCGGAGAAATGATTGCAGCAGTTCTGATGGCGAATGGAATGATGGTACATAGACATACAGCAAAAAAACATGAGCCGAGAGGAATTTTTTGCGGAATTGGTCAGTGTACGGATTGTGTCATGACAGTGAATGGAAAACCTAATGTACGAACATGTATTACTCCGGTAGAAGATGGTATGGTAATCGAGACACAGGAAGGATACGGAAAAAGGAGGATCCGGGAATGA
- a CDS encoding FAD-binding oxidoreductase — translation MSKAFDVAVIGAGAIGSSVSYYNAKKGASVVLIDAGDIAESTSSRSDGNVLVCDKQPGFDALFARESQRMFPELAKELDYDLEWKQKGSLFLTETEEEFEIASQFCEDMKKCGIQMRMMDQKEVQDDEPFLAKDVYGGLETITDGSVYPIGLAYGLALGAEKKGAVLSLHNRVTGIEKDGNAFIIHTEKEDIYAKNIVDACGVWAPVIGKMVGLDIPIQARQGQILVSEQTFQVARRKVHEFGYMLTKFQNGGYKRPVSERVERNGVAFVFEPTASNNFLIGSSRCFAGENVSCEIEVMKALAERAIRFFPVIANIKVIRGYSGLRPYTPDHMPIVSGTPVPGFYIAAGHEGDGIGLSPITGKVMADIIAGDQPFMDLSPLSFERFLEK, via the coding sequence ATGAGTAAAGCATTTGATGTAGCAGTAATCGGTGCGGGAGCAATTGGTTCCTCCGTTTCCTATTATAATGCAAAAAAGGGAGCATCTGTTGTGCTGATCGATGCAGGTGATATTGCAGAATCTACAAGCAGCCGAAGCGATGGTAATGTGCTTGTCTGTGACAAACAGCCTGGATTTGATGCATTATTTGCAAGAGAAAGCCAGAGAATGTTTCCGGAACTTGCTAAAGAACTAGATTATGATCTGGAGTGGAAGCAGAAAGGAAGCCTTTTTCTGACAGAAACTGAGGAAGAATTTGAAATCGCGAGCCAGTTTTGTGAAGATATGAAAAAATGCGGTATCCAGATGCGCATGATGGATCAGAAAGAAGTTCAGGACGATGAGCCATTTCTTGCAAAGGATGTCTATGGAGGTCTGGAAACTATTACTGATGGATCTGTATATCCGATTGGTCTTGCGTATGGGCTTGCCCTTGGTGCAGAGAAAAAGGGAGCGGTGCTTTCGCTTCATAATCGGGTAACAGGAATTGAGAAAGACGGAAATGCATTTATTATTCATACAGAAAAAGAAGATATTTATGCAAAAAATATTGTAGATGCCTGTGGTGTCTGGGCTCCGGTAATTGGTAAAATGGTAGGACTTGATATTCCGATCCAGGCAAGACAGGGGCAGATTCTTGTTTCAGAGCAGACCTTCCAGGTTGCAAGAAGAAAAGTGCATGAATTTGGATATATGCTGACCAAATTCCAAAATGGCGGTTACAAACGTCCGGTTTCAGAGCGCGTTGAGCGAAATGGTGTTGCGTTCGTATTTGAGCCAACAGCGTCCAACAATTTCCTGATCGGTTCATCCAGATGCTTTGCAGGCGAAAATGTTTCCTGTGAGATTGAGGTTATGAAAGCGTTGGCAGAACGGGCAATCCGTTTCTTCCCAGTCATTGCCAATATTAAAGTGATTCGCGGATACAGCGGTCTTCGTCCATATACTCCGGATCACATGCCGATTGTTTCAGGAACACCGGTTCCGGGATTCTATATTGCAGCAGGACATGAGGGAGATGGTATTGGACTCTCTCCGATTACAGGAAAAGTAATGGCTGATATCATCGCTGGAGACCAGCCGTTTATGGATCTGAGTCCGCTTAGTTTTGAAAGATTTTTAGAAAAATAA
- a CDS encoding (2Fe-2S)-binding protein, with translation MEKKSGVIYDGYPTMEEIKAANGWPTEERFAQGPVAIAECVQEIPCNPCEGACPFHAITVGEPITNTPQIDRGKCTGCGMCVAACSGLAIFVVDKTYSETEATISFPFEYLPLPEKGDVVDALSRGGEFVCKGTVVRVMNPVRNDHTPVITMAVPKAHIDEVRTMRRLRLPEQGKGFERIEPEGVLDDDVIVCRCEEITAGEIRKAIREYKATSVTEIKRRVRAGMGLCQGRTCGKLVSRILAEETGKRADEITGSTDRPPVRPVTFGELAEDGKEACDHE, from the coding sequence ATGGAAAAGAAATCAGGAGTGATCTATGACGGGTATCCGACAATGGAAGAGATTAAAGCAGCAAATGGCTGGCCGACGGAAGAGCGTTTTGCACAAGGACCGGTGGCAATTGCAGAATGTGTACAGGAAATTCCATGTAATCCATGTGAGGGGGCATGTCCGTTTCATGCAATTACAGTTGGAGAGCCAATTACGAATACCCCGCAGATCGATCGCGGAAAATGCACCGGATGCGGAATGTGCGTGGCAGCGTGTTCAGGTCTTGCAATTTTTGTTGTAGACAAAACGTATAGTGAAACAGAGGCAACAATTAGTTTTCCATTTGAATATCTGCCGCTTCCGGAAAAAGGAGATGTGGTAGATGCATTGAGCCGCGGAGGAGAATTTGTATGTAAAGGAACGGTTGTCAGAGTTATGAATCCGGTTCGAAATGATCATACGCCGGTCATTACGATGGCAGTTCCGAAAGCGCATATTGATGAAGTCAGAACAATGCGCCGTCTGAGACTTCCGGAACAGGGAAAGGGATTTGAACGAATTGAGCCGGAAGGTGTTCTTGATGATGATGTGATTGTTTGCCGCTGCGAAGAGATTACAGCAGGGGAAATCAGAAAAGCAATCCGTGAATATAAGGCAACTTCTGTGACAGAGATTAAGCGCCGCGTACGTGCAGGAATGGGACTTTGCCAGGGGAGAACATGCGGTAAGCTGGTAAGCAGAATTCTTGCAGAAGAAACAGGAAAACGTGCAGATGAGATAACAGGAAGTACAGATCGGCCACCGGTTCGTCCGGTTACATTTGGAGAATTGGCGGAAGATGGAAAGGAGGCTTGTGATCATGAGTAA
- a CDS encoding GGGtGRT protein has translation MALFESYERRIDKINEVLNSYGIASLEEAEKITKDAGLNVYDMVKGIQPICFENACWAYITGAAIAIKKGCTKAADAAAAIGEGLQAFCIPGSVADQRKVGLGHGNLGKMLLEEDTDCFAFLAGHESFAAAEGAIGIAEKANKVRQKPLRVILNGLGKDAAKIISRINGFTYVETDYDYYTGELKEVARTSYSDGLRSKVNCYGANDVREGVAIMWKEGVDVSITGNSTNPTRFQHPVAGTYKKECIEAGKKYFSVASGGGTGRTLHPDNMAAGPASYGMTDTLGRMHSDAQFAGSSSVPAHVEMMGLIGAGNNPMVGMTVAVAVAVEEAAKEGKF, from the coding sequence ATGGCTTTATTTGAATCATATGAAAGAAGAATTGATAAAATCAATGAAGTATTAAACAGCTATGGAATTGCTTCACTGGAAGAAGCTGAAAAGATCACAAAAGATGCTGGACTTAATGTTTACGATATGGTAAAAGGTATCCAGCCGATCTGTTTCGAAAATGCATGCTGGGCATACATCACAGGTGCTGCTATCGCAATTAAAAAAGGTTGTACAAAAGCAGCAGACGCAGCTGCAGCAATCGGTGAAGGACTTCAGGCTTTCTGTATTCCGGGTTCTGTAGCAGATCAGCGTAAAGTAGGTCTTGGTCACGGTAACTTAGGTAAGATGTTGCTGGAAGAAGATACAGACTGCTTCGCATTCCTCGCAGGTCACGAATCTTTCGCAGCTGCAGAAGGTGCTATCGGTATCGCTGAAAAAGCTAACAAAGTTCGTCAGAAACCACTTCGCGTTATCTTAAACGGACTTGGAAAAGATGCTGCAAAGATCATTTCCAGAATCAATGGTTTCACATATGTAGAGACTGATTATGACTACTACACAGGCGAATTAAAAGAAGTTGCAAGAACATCTTACTCAGATGGTCTTCGTTCAAAAGTAAACTGCTACGGTGCGAATGATGTTCGTGAAGGTGTTGCTATCATGTGGAAAGAAGGCGTTGACGTTTCTATCACAGGAAACTCTACAAACCCAACACGTTTCCAGCACCCAGTTGCAGGTACATACAAAAAAGAATGTATCGAAGCCGGAAAGAAATACTTCTCTGTTGCTTCAGGCGGTGGTACAGGACGTACACTTCACCCGGACAATATGGCAGCAGGTCCTGCTTCTTATGGTATGACAGATACATTAGGACGTATGCATTCTGATGCACAGTTCGCTGGTTCTTCTTCTGTTCCGGCTCATGTTGAGATGATGGGACTGATCGGTGCCGGTAACAACCCAATGGTTGGTATGACTGTTGCTGTTGCAGTTGCTGTAGAAGAAGCCGCTAAAGAAGGTAAATTCTAA
- a CDS encoding YkgJ family cysteine cluster protein — protein MKRDVDMKEISDGKRYHANDMVKADCGGCVGCCDCCQKMGNSIVLDPMDVFRLEVNLHMTFEELLQKYLELNMVDGIILPNLQMKGQEECCAFLNKEGRCSIHEFRPGICRLFPLGRIYEGEEFSYFLQVHECPKSKTKIKIKKWLEIPELNRYEAYILSWHQLLKKIEKSIVVSSDENWRKSVTMLLLNTFYVAAYEEGRDFYSQFEERRRTMEKLL, from the coding sequence ATGAAACGAGATGTAGATATGAAAGAAATCTCTGATGGGAAGCGGTATCATGCCAATGATATGGTAAAAGCTGACTGTGGAGGTTGTGTAGGATGTTGTGACTGTTGTCAGAAGATGGGGAATTCCATTGTGTTGGATCCAATGGATGTTTTTCGGCTGGAAGTGAACCTGCATATGACATTTGAAGAGCTGTTGCAAAAATATCTGGAATTAAATATGGTAGACGGGATCATTCTTCCGAATTTACAGATGAAGGGACAAGAAGAATGCTGTGCATTTCTCAATAAAGAAGGGCGCTGCAGTATTCATGAATTTCGTCCGGGCATTTGCAGGCTCTTTCCGCTTGGACGAATTTATGAAGGGGAAGAGTTTTCTTATTTTCTTCAAGTACATGAATGCCCGAAGTCAAAAACGAAGATTAAGATAAAAAAATGGCTTGAGATACCGGAATTAAACCGTTATGAAGCATATATTCTTAGTTGGCATCAATTGCTAAAGAAAATAGAAAAAAGCATTGTTGTATCTTCCGATGAGAATTGGAGAAAGAGTGTGACGATGCTTTTGTTAAATACATTCTATGTAGCCGCTTATGAGGAAGGCAGAGACTTTTACAGTCAATTTGAAGAACGCAGAAGGACGATGGAGAAACTTTTATGA
- a CDS encoding proline racemase family protein, with amino-acid sequence MKIKKTFHTIDTHTCGEPTRNVLGGIPKIPGKTMIEKLEYMSTEGDWVRQLLTYEPRGNEVMSGTIITEPCREEADFGVLYFEVGGWMPMCGHDTIGVGTALIESGMVEIEEPYTHVTLDTAAGLVKLKIEVRDNTAVSVTFVNAPAFVMAEDAVVKTEEYGEVHMDIAYGGNIYAILPASSVGLSVEPKQASKLIAAGNRLKTYINEQIHVVHPEIPFENHVTHVEFYEPSGQEDGAVKNAVIIPPGAIDRSPCGTGTSAKLSVLAKKGKIQLGESFIHQSIIGSQFKCTYLGNAEVSGIPAVIPEVTGKAWVTGIHTFVLDPDDIFPMGYQLA; translated from the coding sequence ATGAAAATTAAGAAAACTTTTCATACGATTGACACTCATACCTGTGGAGAGCCGACTAGAAATGTACTCGGTGGAATTCCCAAAATTCCAGGTAAAACGATGATTGAAAAACTGGAATATATGTCTACAGAAGGAGACTGGGTAAGACAGCTTCTGACATATGAACCGAGAGGAAATGAAGTTATGTCAGGGACGATCATCACAGAACCTTGCAGAGAAGAAGCGGATTTTGGAGTTCTCTATTTTGAAGTGGGCGGCTGGATGCCGATGTGCGGACATGACACCATTGGTGTTGGAACGGCATTGATTGAATCAGGAATGGTTGAAATTGAAGAACCTTATACACATGTGACACTTGATACAGCAGCAGGTCTTGTCAAACTCAAAATTGAAGTGAGGGATAACACAGCGGTTAGTGTGACATTTGTAAATGCACCGGCGTTTGTTATGGCAGAAGATGCGGTCGTTAAAACGGAAGAATATGGTGAAGTTCATATGGATATTGCTTATGGCGGCAATATCTATGCAATCTTACCGGCGTCATCCGTGGGACTGAGTGTTGAACCCAAACAGGCATCCAAACTGATCGCAGCGGGAAACAGATTAAAAACATACATTAATGAACAGATCCACGTTGTTCATCCGGAAATTCCATTTGAGAATCATGTAACACATGTGGAGTTTTATGAACCATCAGGACAGGAAGATGGCGCGGTGAAGAATGCGGTAATTATTCCTCCGGGAGCAATCGACAGATCTCCTTGTGGAACAGGAACATCGGCAAAGCTTTCTGTACTTGCGAAAAAGGGTAAGATTCAGTTGGGAGAATCATTTATACATCAGAGTATTATTGGAAGCCAGTTTAAGTGCACCTATCTTGGGAATGCGGAGGTATCAGGAATTCCGGCAGTGATTCCGGAAGTAACCGGAAAAGCCTGGGTAACTGGAATTCATACATTTGTTCTCGATCCGGATGATATTTTTCCGATGGGATATCAACTAGCATAA
- a CDS encoding dihydrodipicolinate synthase family protein, with translation MNPKFKGVYAVAVTPFKEDGQFDFESARKNLDWLIEKGVQGICVLGATGEYQSVSDEEHMAYVREIIPYIKDRVSVIVGASRERPEDVVKLVQNIKECGGHAAMVLPPFYCHPSQDEVVAHYRYIAEHVDFPVVAYNNPESAGIAIERDTFKEVFRIPNTAIVKESSGDMHKLTEVLMDAPEQVSVFCGCDNLAFESFADGACGWISMLANIAPEQCVELYKAVCEEKDLEKGKEVYKQILPALDVLESFPKPVQALKYALSFKGLNGGYVRRPRLELTEEEKKFVENEMFLDQLR, from the coding sequence ATGAATCCAAAGTTTAAAGGCGTTTACGCAGTAGCAGTGACTCCATTTAAAGAGGACGGACAGTTTGATTTTGAATCTGCCAGGAAAAATCTTGACTGGCTGATTGAGAAGGGAGTGCAGGGAATTTGTGTTCTTGGAGCGACAGGAGAATATCAGAGCGTGTCGGATGAAGAACACATGGCTTATGTAAGAGAAATCATTCCGTATATTAAAGATCGGGTAAGTGTAATCGTAGGAGCATCTCGCGAACGTCCGGAGGATGTTGTAAAGCTTGTACAGAATATCAAGGAATGCGGCGGTCATGCAGCGATGGTTCTGCCACCATTTTACTGCCATCCGTCACAGGATGAAGTTGTAGCGCATTATCGCTATATTGCTGAGCATGTTGATTTCCCGGTGGTTGCGTATAATAACCCTGAATCAGCAGGCATCGCAATTGAAAGAGATACATTTAAAGAAGTATTCCGGATTCCAAATACAGCAATTGTAAAAGAATCAAGCGGAGATATGCATAAGCTGACAGAAGTGTTAATGGATGCACCGGAACAGGTGTCTGTATTCTGCGGATGTGATAATCTTGCATTTGAAAGTTTTGCCGACGGGGCATGCGGATGGATCAGCATGTTGGCAAATATTGCACCGGAGCAGTGTGTAGAGCTTTATAAAGCGGTGTGTGAAGAAAAAGATCTTGAAAAAGGAAAAGAAGTGTACAAACAGATTCTTCCGGCGCTTGATGTTCTGGAATCTTTCCCGAAACCTGTTCAGGCATTAAAATATGCATTAAGCTTCAAAGGGTTAAATGGTGGTTATGTCCGTCGTCCGCGTTTGGAACTGACGGAAGAAGAGAAAAAATTTGTGGAAAATGAAATGTTTCTTGACCAGTTAAGATAG
- a CDS encoding oligosaccharide flippase family protein, translated as MRKKKAVEPTAVLALTGLSIAVVDVVCRIFLKKIIGDQGYAYYNYAWQTCFFLMLFSVRGISEAVSELMSERLADRQYKNAHRIFVGSGMYVLFVSVIAAACTYLFSRQLLPKGGEGAIPAFRILLPVIFLTGILGVMQGYFRAYRNMMPTVISKVVEAAAGAAVTLGVGMAMSSCTDGVDSVSKASCKAAGSAFGPMAGAMSGILVMMLVFSINRRKIHKHIINDKHHAEAVESVKRSILQQIKPLAFSMGFFGAGIYVDQMLFASIMAEKGIDGGTVAKMFSRFSGMYLSVLLVPFTLACVSSAMLAPHIRRCFVSRKFRDLKQKINDGIRNTMLFVIPISALLSAFAFPLMRIFFGKHTEMAGWMLVFGSCAVIFYSLSAITGRVLLEIGQSAVLSKNELAALLVNVVLTIVLTSAIPLDGFSVMIANLAAGIFLSMLNQKTLRKCIRYQPEYQMTYIYPGLAAFGMAASAMVLYGIMEYLFENSVVSLLVAISAAIGLYFIYYVLLTHIKEEELGEMYMGNTLVRMMKLLKIY; from the coding sequence ATGAGAAAGAAGAAAGCGGTTGAGCCGACAGCTGTGTTAGCGCTTACCGGATTAAGTATTGCTGTTGTAGACGTGGTATGCAGGATTTTTTTAAAGAAGATTATTGGTGATCAGGGATATGCATACTACAATTATGCATGGCAGACCTGTTTTTTTCTCATGCTGTTTTCTGTGAGAGGGATTTCTGAAGCGGTGTCAGAACTAATGTCAGAACGTTTGGCAGATCGGCAATATAAAAATGCACATCGGATTTTTGTGGGAAGCGGAATGTATGTACTGTTTGTCAGTGTGATTGCAGCAGCATGTACATACTTGTTTTCGCGGCAATTACTTCCAAAGGGAGGGGAAGGTGCTATCCCGGCGTTTCGTATTCTGCTGCCGGTTATTTTTCTTACAGGAATTCTCGGAGTCATGCAGGGATATTTTAGGGCTTATCGTAATATGATGCCGACAGTCATTTCAAAAGTTGTCGAAGCAGCTGCAGGTGCGGCGGTTACTCTGGGCGTTGGTATGGCGATGAGCAGTTGTACTGATGGCGTAGATTCCGTGTCGAAGGCAAGCTGTAAAGCGGCGGGAAGCGCATTTGGTCCAATGGCAGGAGCAATGAGCGGGATACTGGTTATGATGCTGGTATTTTCAATCAATCGGCGGAAAATCCATAAACATATTATAAATGACAAACATCATGCAGAGGCTGTTGAAAGTGTGAAAAGAAGTATTTTGCAGCAAATAAAGCCTCTTGCGTTTAGTATGGGATTTTTTGGGGCTGGCATTTATGTAGATCAGATGCTGTTTGCTTCTATTATGGCAGAAAAGGGGATTGACGGCGGAACAGTTGCGAAAATGTTCAGTAGATTTAGCGGGATGTATTTATCAGTGCTTTTGGTTCCGTTTACATTGGCGTGCGTGTCCTCGGCCATGCTGGCTCCTCATATAAGGAGATGCTTTGTGTCTCGGAAATTTCGGGATTTGAAACAGAAGATTAACGATGGAATACGGAATACGATGTTATTCGTAATTCCGATTTCAGCGCTTTTATCAGCGTTTGCATTTCCTCTGATGCGGATATTTTTCGGAAAACATACAGAAATGGCAGGGTGGATGCTGGTGTTTGGCAGTTGTGCAGTGATATTTTATTCACTTTCGGCAATTACGGGAAGAGTATTGCTAGAGATTGGTCAGTCTGCTGTGTTATCGAAAAATGAACTGGCAGCTTTATTGGTAAATGTAGTATTAACAATTGTACTTACATCGGCGATTCCGTTGGACGGTTTTTCAGTGATGATTGCAAATTTGGCAGCAGGTATTTTTTTGAGTATGCTGAACCAGAAGACACTTCGGAAATGTATTCGGTATCAGCCGGAATATCAGATGACGTATATATATCCGGGCCTGGCAGCGTTTGGCATGGCGGCATCGGCAATGGTTCTCTATGGAATTATGGAGTATTTGTTTGAAAATTCTGTGGTAAGTCTGCTTGTGGCAATTTCAGCTGCAATAGGTTTGTACTTCATATATTATGTGTTGTTGACACATATAAAAGAAGAGGAATTAGGGGAAATGTATATGGGAAATACATTGGTACGAATGATGAAGCTGCTGAAAATTTATTAA
- a CDS encoding FAD-dependent oxidoreductase: protein MKKEVVIIGGGPAGLAAAIEAKSHGCEVLVIDENRKAGGQLFKQLHKFFGSKAHSAGVRGIDIGKQLLKDTEESGVEVWLNSAVIGIFSDKRVAVLRDGVTEVVEAEKLLICTGGAENPLRFPGWTLPGVMGAGAAQTMVNVNRVLPGKRVLMVGSGNVGVIVAYQLLQAGADVVGIVEGMPKIGAYGVHAAKLKRAGVPFFLGHTIAEAQGTDKVERAVIARFENGKILKGTEMAVDVDVICVAVGLRPLSELAQMAGVHHEFIPELGGWMPMHDENMETSVDGIYVAGDTAGVEEASTAMDEGRLAGAAAAEALGHLAPEMAVERKKEINERLLSLRQGPFGERRMSAKERVLEKGARK from the coding sequence ATGAAAAAAGAAGTAGTGATCATCGGCGGCGGACCGGCTGGTCTTGCAGCTGCAATTGAGGCGAAAAGCCACGGATGTGAAGTGCTTGTCATTGATGAAAACAGAAAAGCAGGCGGACAGCTTTTCAAACAGCTTCATAAATTCTTTGGTTCCAAAGCTCACAGCGCCGGAGTTCGCGGAATTGATATTGGAAAACAGCTATTGAAAGATACGGAGGAAAGCGGCGTTGAAGTTTGGCTTAACAGTGCTGTGATCGGAATTTTCTCAGATAAACGTGTGGCGGTATTGCGTGATGGTGTGACAGAAGTTGTGGAAGCTGAAAAACTTCTGATTTGTACAGGAGGAGCAGAGAATCCTCTGCGTTTTCCGGGGTGGACACTTCCGGGCGTTATGGGAGCAGGCGCGGCACAGACGATGGTGAATGTAAACCGTGTATTGCCGGGAAAACGTGTCCTGATGGTTGGCTCAGGAAATGTTGGGGTAATTGTTGCGTATCAGCTGCTTCAGGCAGGTGCAGATGTTGTTGGAATTGTTGAAGGAATGCCAAAGATCGGAGCATACGGCGTTCACGCAGCGAAATTAAAACGAGCCGGCGTTCCGTTCTTCCTCGGACATACGATTGCAGAGGCACAGGGAACAGATAAAGTAGAACGTGCTGTCATTGCAAGATTTGAAAATGGAAAGATATTAAAAGGAACGGAAATGGCGGTTGATGTAGATGTTATCTGTGTTGCAGTCGGATTAAGACCGCTATCAGAGCTTGCGCAGATGGCAGGAGTGCACCATGAATTTATCCCTGAGCTTGGTGGTTGGATGCCGATGCATGATGAAAATATGGAAACAAGCGTGGACGGAATTTATGTGGCAGGTGATACCGCAGGAGTTGAGGAAGCAAGTACGGCAATGGATGAAGGTCGTCTTGCAGGTGCGGCAGCGGCGGAAGCTCTTGGGCATTTGGCGCCGGAAATGGCTGTTGAGAGAAAGAAAGAAATTAATGAACGACTTTTGTCACTTCGTCAGGGACCATTTGGAGAACGAAGAATGAGTGCGAAGGAAAGAGTGCTGGAAAAGGGGGCTCGCAAATAA